GTGCCATTCCGGCTAACAGGCCGTAACAACAGCCCAGCAAGGTGGCAATTAACGTAGCAATCAATGCCACCAACAAAGATACCTGAGCACCAACCAGTAAACGCGCGAATAAATCCCGGCCGAGCTGATCGGTACCCAGCCAATGTGATAATGACGGTGCCGCATAAATTGACGATAAATCTGGCGTATCCGCGGCATAAGGTGCCAATAACGGACCGAGTAGCGCCACAGCAATAATAATGGCCAGGCCGATGAATCCGGCTTTTGCCAGGCGATGGCGTAGAAAAGAAGCCATATTAAACATCGGCGTACTGGCGCCTCATTTTCGGGTTCAACCAGGCGACCAATAAATCCGTAATTAAATTGCCAAGAATCACCAGCATACCGGTTACCAGAACCGCAGCCATTAATACGGTGTAATTTTTACCGATGGCGGATTTAAGAAATAACTGACCAAGACCAGGCCAGGAGAAAATCCATTCAACAATAAAAGCGCCACCCATCAGCAAGGGTAACGACACACCACACCAGGTAATAAACGGCGTTAGAGCATTGGGCAATTCGTAGCGCCACATTAACGTTCGTGGCGGTAATCCCCGAGCCACCGCAGCGCGGTAATAATCCGATGCCAGCACATCACGCACACTGCCACGAATCAAACGAATATAAGGGCCCGCATGGGCAAGAATAATGGTGACTACCGGTAAAATCAGATGTTGTATCCGACTGCTAACCGTATCTGCTTTGCCCAGCGTCATCATGCCGGAAGACGGTAACCAATCGAGCACCACCGAGAAGAATAAAATCAGTAATAATCCCAGCCAGAATGCCGGAGTGGCAAAACTCACCAGCGCCAGACCACTGGTCAGATAATCGGCTGGCGATTGTGCCCAACGTCCGGCGACATACCCCAGTAACAAAGACAACACCACAATCCCCGTTGCTGCAACGGACATTAATAACGCGGTATTAAGCGTGGCACTCCAGATCACCTGACTGACCGGGCGACCGTCTTTTAGCGAAAATCCCCAATCACCCTGAAGCAGATTGCCTAACCAATCACCGTATTGAGTAATTAACGGATCGTTTAAACCGAGATTATCCGCAACCCGGTCGTAATCCGTCGCCGACATAAATTCCCGACCACCGACTAAGCTGGCCACCGGCGAGCCCGGTGCGGCTTTCATGATGACAAACGCCAGCAGACTGATCAGCAATAATTGCGGTAACGCGGCAACCAGTCGCAGCAACACATAACGCAACATCAGTGGCTGGCCGCCTGGCTATGCTGTTCAGCGGCTGGCGCTGAAATTGTGTTTGTATTTGGAGCTGGGTTTGCGTTACGCCATTGCTCGATATTCCACAGCGGTGAAGTGCCATGACCAAAGATCTTTTTCTGGAATCCCTGTAACCCTTTGCGCACGCCGTATACATGCTCCAGATACACCAAATAGTTGTACGGCGGATTTTCCGTCAGTTCACGCTGCAGGTGACGATAAATCTGAACCCGTTGCAGATCATTGGTGGTACGGCGACCAGCAATCAGCAGCGCATCAACGTCGGGATTACTGAAGCCGCTGTAATTGCTGCCAGCATCCAGCATATAAGACGAGAAGAAACGGTACAGATCATCGTCAGCGTCGCCCGGTAAACCACCACCCAGGATTAACGCCTGGGTTTGCGGAATATCAATCACCGCCCAGTCTTTTACATCGACTTTGGCTTCGATACCCAGCCGCTGTAACTGGCTGGCCAATAGTGTCGCCAGGTCCACCCGAACCGGAGAACTGACCGGTGCCGTTAATACAAACGAAAATAGCTTGCCGTCTTTTTCCATCAGGCCATCGCTATTGCGCTGCCAACCGGCCTGGTTTAATAACTGCTCGGCACGCTGAATATCATTATCGTGCTTCAGTAAGTGCGCTGGCGCTGCCGTCATACGATTAAATTGCAGCGGCGCATAAGCGGCGCTGCCGTAGCCCAGTAAGGCACCTTTCACCAATGCCTCACGATCCGTAGCAAACTGAATTGCCTGACGTACCCGCACATCGGCAAATAACGGATCGCGATGATTAAACATCATCACCCGGTAATCCGCAGACGGAGTTGTTTCGATGCGAAAAACATCATCGTCTTTTACCGCCGCAATTTGTTTTGGTGTCAGTGCGGCAACATCAATTTCGCCTTTTTTCAGTTGCACCAAACGCACATTCGGATCCGGCAGGAATTTATAAATCACCCGCTTAAATGCCGGCGCACCGTCGTAAAAATCCGGGTTGGCCACCAGTTCCAGATATTCACCCGGACGACGTGACTTAAATTGATACGGGCCGGTACCAATCGGCTGATCGAAATTAAACCGATCGGTATTAAAATCTTTACCGGCTAATGCATGTTTGGGAACCATGCCGATTTTTAACCGCCCCGGCAGTGGCGACAACGGCTGACTGAGGCTGATCTGAACCGTTAACGGATCAATCACACGGACGTTATTAATCTCCTCCACTTCCTTGCGCAAACCGCTGTGATTGTCCGGATTCTGAATACTCTCGATGGTAAACTTCACATCCTCAGCGGTAAACGCAACGCCGTCGTGCCATTTAATGCCATCGCGTAATTTGATGGTGTACACCTTGCCATCGTCCGATACCGACCACGACTGCGCCATATCCGGCACCAGACGATTATCCAGATTGAGCTTAAACAAACCGCGGAATATCGATTTATCGGCATCCGCATGCTGATGCCCAGCCACTGGGTTTAGCCACTCTGGTTCGGTGGCTCGGGCAACAATTAGCGTATCCTCACGGGAAATGGCATCGTTGCCCGCAATGTCCGATTCTTGCCAACGGGTCGATTGGTCACAGGCTGTCAGACTGGCCAGAGTTATGCCCCAC
The Saccharospirillaceae bacterium genome window above contains:
- a CDS encoding ABC transporter permease, whose translation is MLRYVLLRLVAALPQLLLISLLAFVIMKAAPGSPVASLVGGREFMSATDYDRVADNLGLNDPLITQYGDWLGNLLQGDWGFSLKDGRPVSQVIWSATLNTALLMSVAATGIVVLSLLLGYVAGRWAQSPADYLTSGLALVSFATPAFWLGLLLILFFSVVLDWLPSSGMMTLGKADTVSSRIQHLILPVVTIILAHAGPYIRLIRGSVRDVLASDYYRAAVARGLPPRTLMWRYELPNALTPFITWCGVSLPLLMGGAFIVEWIFSWPGLGQLFLKSAIGKNYTVLMAAVLVTGMLVILGNLITDLLVAWLNPKMRRQYADV
- a CDS encoding ABC transporter substrate-binding protein; translation: MNVSFFAVSALFRVSILWGITLASLTACDQSTRWQESDIAGNDAISREDTLIVARATEPEWLNPVAGHQHADADKSIFRGLFKLNLDNRLVPDMAQSWSVSDDGKVYTIKLRDGIKWHDGVAFTAEDVKFTIESIQNPDNHSGLRKEVEEINNVRVIDPLTVQISLSQPLSPLPGRLKIGMVPKHALAGKDFNTDRFNFDQPIGTGPYQFKSRRPGEYLELVANPDFYDGAPAFKRVIYKFLPDPNVRLVQLKKGEIDVAALTPKQIAAVKDDDVFRIETTPSADYRVMMFNHRDPLFADVRVRQAIQFATDREALVKGALLGYGSAAYAPLQFNRMTAAPAHLLKHDNDIQRAEQLLNQAGWQRNSDGLMEKDGKLFSFVLTAPVSSPVRVDLATLLASQLQRLGIEAKVDVKDWAVIDIPQTQALILGGGLPGDADDDLYRFFSSYMLDAGSNYSGFSNPDVDALLIAGRRTTNDLQRVQIYRHLQRELTENPPYNYLVYLEHVYGVRKGLQGFQKKIFGHGTSPLWNIEQWRNANPAPNTNTISAPAAEQHSQAASH